DNA sequence from the Papio anubis isolate 15944 chromosome 7, Panubis1.0, whole genome shotgun sequence genome:
caaggaaaagagagaagaaagcaaaggaagaaacagaaaaagaagggaaagtaagagagaaagaaaaggaaagatgaaggggaagaagggaggaagggaaggaagaagatgaaagaaataaaaaggtggGGGTTCTGGGACTTCCCTGGAGCTGCGACCAGAGCGAGTGCGGCCCGTGCGGGGAGTGGCTGGCGCTGCAGGTCCCCGCGCTGCGGCGCGAAAGCGCGTTTCGGAGTTTCCATCTGGGAAGCTCCAGGAGGCCCAGGGGGCGCGGGCTTTCCGGGTAGGGGAGGTCGTTTGGCGCGTCCCAGGAGACCCCCAAGCCACCGGTGGGGACGCGGAGCGGCTGGAGCGGTCTCTGCTGGGCCGGGAGGCTGACGCTGTCCCGGACCGCCCTCCGCGCCACCAAGCTCCAGTCCCGGCCAGCCGCGCAGGCGGGGAGGTCAGGCAGGGCTCTCCCAGGCGCCGGGCCGCGTCCCCGCCGCgatctccttttcttcctggcGGTTTCGGGATGAGAAGGAGCGTTCGCGGAGGTAGGGTAGGGGGTGGTGGTAGTGGGGAGGAGATGCAGAAATTTCGTGGGtgccaaatttttctttaaagttatttttcaattgagatacttttaaaggaaaaaaaaaaatccaccaattTAGGATGTCAGTTCCAAAAAGTTTTTACGGAGGAGCAGCGTAGGGGCTGGGCGCAGAACTGGGGTCGGCTTTGGCTGAACGGGGGCGTCTCTTCCATCTTGCCTGCCGCGCCCCTCCCCAACCCTGCCATGTGCACCCGCGCTCACATCCAAGCGCGCAAACCGACACtactcacccccaccccaggcaaACCTGAAAGTCCTGGGTTCCCAGCCGTTGTCCCGGCGCGCCAGGGAAGTTCAGGGGCCCAGTGCCCTCACCTGGATCCGCACACTCCCGCCTCAGCGCCCTTCACTGTGTCCCCAGGCTCTCACTTCCTGTTCAGGGTTTCACTGGCGCAGGGGCTGCGGGCCAAGCTAATCCCGCGCCCCCGGGGTCGCCCTCACTCCGGGCGCAGCAGGCCAGACAGTGAGGGCGGAGATTGCGCCGGAGCCCCTGGCCGTGACTGCAGGCCCCGGGGACCTGTGCCTAAGGCCCCGAATCCCCTCCTCAGCCCTGGACTCCACCATTGCCCTCTCCCTGGTCTCTCTGTTCATCCCAGTggtctcccacctctgcttcccagcccAGAGCGGGTGGTGGGGTTTGACTGGACCTTGGGGAAGCGGAGGAGGGACAGGAGGAGGGGGTCCTAGGCAGGGGGCACACCCAGCAGCACGCTGGCCCGGCAGTAAGAGCCGCAGCTGCAGTGTGGGCGCCCCTCTGCCACGGCGCGCTTCCCGCGGACCTGAGCAGCCTGGAGCGGGTGGGCCAGAGGCGAGGTTGCAGGTGCCGGAAGGGAGCTAGGGAGCAGTCAGGTGCGCAGTGGTGCCTGCGGCGGTCGGGAGCAGGGCTGTACCGGGTCCAAAGACCCTCTCGCCCTCCACCTCACCCGACCCCCTCCACACACCGCCGGATACTCAGTTAAGTTAGACGGGCGGCTGCAGGGGCAGCTGCATCTGTtcggtgtgtgtgtgcgcgcgcgcgggAGGAAGAGAGGACCCTCTTGCCTCTCCCGCGGCTCTCTAGGATCCCGCGGCGCTCCGCTACCTCGCTCTTCTTCCGCAGCTGAGCTCCCCGTCCAGGTGTGTGCGTGCGCTTGTAGGAGAGCCCCGGGAGCCGCCGCagaccctcttcctcctccatcctcctGCAGCGCCCCTGCCAGCCTAGGCTCCTTCCCGCTCCCCTTCCCAAGGTCACTATGGGGACGCAAGGGAGGGATTTGTGTTTAATTCCTGCCGCTAttcagagggaaaagaaaataaagggacCAAAGGCAACCAGAAAGCAGTTTACTTCAAGCCTTTATTATTGTAGATTGAAAGAAGTTTATATACAAGAAATATTTCCAGCAAAACACTCACCAAATGGCCTTCGAATCAGGggccctccacctcccagccccaCAATCAGCAGCTCTGCCTAGGACTCCCCTCACTTGGGGACCTCAGGCTCTCCCCCCACCTCTCTTTCCCCGGACTCCATCACCCCAACATCATTCCCCAGGAGTCTcggctttttctctctctctggggcGCTGCGAACCTCGCCAATGCctctcaagctatcttcctgtgGTCCCAAAGCAGACACCCCAACTTCCCTCCCATTTAAGGTGGCTTCCCCCACGGAAACCCAGAGCACTCTCCCCCTCAAGGTTTAGGTGCTGTTTTGAGGCCCCTGCAATTCAGAACTAGCTCGTGGTCAAGACCAGTTAGAGACAGTTCGTCATCAGCAGTGGGGCTCCTGTGCACCTAAAACAAGTGGGGGAAACTACcctgcccaccccctccccatccccgACATCCCTTCCCCTACCAGGGATAGGAAATAGACACAAAAGCAACAGGGAACCCCCTCTCCCCGCGCGACAGGTGGGTGCCAGGCAACTAGCTCAGGTGAGCTGAGAGTCTCCTGGAACCCAGCTGCGCTCAGGGCGGGCAGGCGTGGCCAAGGTCTCTGTGCGCTGCGGGAAGCACCCGGCCAAAGCACTTGGCTGAGGGCACGCTGGGGAGCGGGTGTAAGAAAATGCTGTAGAGGCAAAGTCCTGGGGGCATACGGACAAGGGCAAGCAGTATCCCGCGCTCAGAAGAGGATTTCCAGTGAGCCAGGCAGGTGTGAATGACACAGTTACAGAAGCAGAGTCCCAGGGAGGTAGGGGAGACTGTTCATTTGGCCGAGGTGCAGACTCAGTCTGAAATGGTGGCTCAGCACATCAGTGTCACTGGGGCCTCACCAAGCGTGACTTGGTTTGAGGCGCTTGCATGTGGGCTTCGAAGGCTCGAAGGCCCAGCCCACCAAGTTCAGTCAATTGTCCGTTGGATGTTTACACCCTCCGGGGCCGAGCGCCATGCAGTTGCTCATCATAGCGTTCCAACCAAGTGCGCAGCTCAGAGACCTGGTAGCCGTCGGGGCCACGGCCACCTTGGTACATAATAGTGCCACTCTGGATGACATAGAGACGCTCGAAGTAGGCGCCATAGGCCGAGCTGCTGGAGTTGGCCATGGTGTCGAGGACCAGAGCGCAGCCGGGTGCACCTTGCTGCAGTACCCTAGCTGCGCTGACCCGGTCTTCCAGGCTCCGGTGCTGCGGGATGATGTAGGGGGAGTCAGTGGTGACCCAGCCGTCGGAGGGGTGCGCTTCCTCGATGTAGATGATGAGGAAGTCGACGTCGCGCTGGTACTTGGTGACCAGGCGCTGGAAGGCGCTCATGCGCGCCATGAACGGTGGTCAGGTGCAGCTGCCGAAATTGAGAACCAGCGGGCGGTTCCCTTGCGCGTAGTCGAGGATGCGCTGGCTCTGGAAGCCGTCGGGCAGAACCACCTCGGAGTTGGGTGCCGGACCACCCTCGTGCGCCTGCTTGAAGAAATCCAACTTCTGACCATGCCACACCGCCTTGAGCGACGCCAGGGTGCACAGGCGGTTGTCGTCGGACACGCAGATGGGCGGGTCATCGGGGGGCACCTCCTCGCCTTCACTGTTGAGCTCCACTTCGGGCTCGGGCTGCCCCCGGCGGCGGCGGCCCAGGAAATGCTTGCGGATACACAAGAAATCGAGGAGCCAAAGCATGAAGGCCGTGCCGAGGAAGCGCGGGAAGAGCACGAGGCACGAGGCGGTCTGGGCGCAGAGCCTCAAGGAGTGAAGCAGCAGGGAGCGGAGCATGGTGGCTGCAGGCCCCGAAGCCCCCTGGGACCCCTCGCCCTCTCCGACCACCAACCGCGACGCGGCCTGGCTAGGCATCTGGGCTTCGGCAGTGCAGGGAGTTCAATTTATAGCCGAGGCTTCAATTGGCGGGAGACTCCACCTCCGGCCCGGCCCGCCCCCTTGCAACTTGAGCCCGGAGGGATCACCCAGCGGCGCGGCCAATGCCCTAGAAATCGTGGGCTGAGGGCGGGCGCAGGCGGGCGGAGGGCGGAGCGGCCGGGCCTGGGGCCGGTGGGGGCGGGCCCGGGCCCCGCAGCCAGCTCTCGGGGCGGGGGACTCCGGTCGCCGCTGCCGCTGGGGACCGGGAGCCCGACCGGGGACCTGGGCGTCCGCTGGGGAGGTCCTCCAGCTGGCGCGAGCGCTGCACGCCGCCCTGGTCCCCGCCGCCTGGCTCCGGCCCGCACCCCCCTCGCCGCGCACCTGAGCCGAGCTCCCCGGCGGCCGCCGAGCCGCGCCGGAGCTCCGGTTCGCTTCCCGCGCGCCGCCGCCAACGCCGCCCACGCCGCTGCCGCTCGTGCGGGGCCGCTGCCCAGGTGCCGCGGGAGGCCGGGTCCGCGGCCGCCGCTTCGGTGGCCCCGGCTCCCGCCCCACCGAGGACGCTGGCCCGCGAGGAGGCAACTTTGCGTTCCGCCGCCTTCCCGGCTCGCCCGCGGGCGCCGCTCGCCTGCCGGAGCCCGCCCGCCCGCCTCCCGCGCGCGCTCACACTTCGCGCCTCGCACACGGCCGCCCCCCGCACCGCCCCGCCACGCACACCGCGCTCCGCGCCCCCTCGCCGCTGCCCGAGGCTGCCGCGCGCTGCCCCAGCCCGCGCCGCCCTGGCCGCGCCCGCCCCGTCCCATCTCGTTCCAGCGGGGCGCCGCGGTTCCTGGGTCAGCGGCCGCCGGGGCCCGGCTGAGAGGTGCGGAGGGCAGAGCCCGCTGGCGGGTTACCGCCGGGCGCCGGAGACCGGAGGGCTGGGGAAAGCGGCGCCGGCCCTGCGCCCCCAGCCGACCCGGGCGCGGGGCGCCACGGGCGTGGGGCGCGGGGCAGCGGGCGCGGGGCGGCGCCGGCCCCGGGCGGCTCTCCCACTAGGGGTAGCTGTTGCCTGAACGCCGGAGCGCTCCCCTCTCGCCGCTTGCCTCGCCCAGCGCAGCCCCGGCCGCTGGGCGCACCCGTCCCGTTCGTCCCCGGACGTTGCTCTCTACCCCGGGAACGTCGAGACTGGAGCGCCCGAACTGAGCCACCTTCGCGGACCCCGAGCGCGGCGGCGCGACTCACCGCGGAGGCGCCCGGACGCGTCAAGTGCGTACTTTCAACCGTAAATGGGTGCTGAGCGTTTAGGGGTGCGGGGCAACTCCCTAACCCGTGGGGCCCTGGCCGGCCCTGCCGCGGCGTCCGAGACCTTCTGATCCCTCGCTGCGCGCGGCGCGGGGTTGGCGACTTGGGCTCAGGGGCGGCGGGGCGGGGAGGTGCCTTGACCTAGGGTCCCAGAGGCCGGGAGCAAGTCTCCTTTCGCATTGGACCGCTGTGTCCCCCAGGGCAAAGCCTGAACCAGGCCAGGAGGGTCTGTCCCCCGTCTGGGGAGCTGAACTGCCCGGGACACTGTAGCAGTCGCGGCGACTTGTCTGGAGCGGCGGGGCTTGAGCCCAAGTCCGAAGCCGCCGCCGCCAGCGTCCCGTGCGTCTGCCGCCCCGGGACCTGCCGCGGAACTTCTTCTCGGGACGCAGACCGCGCTAGCCGCCCGGGCCGAGGTAGGAGCTGGCTGGGCTCGATAGGGCGCGGGCGAATCGCTTTCGGCAGCGAAGGAACGTGTCGGGAGAAGCCAACCACAGGACCAGGGCCCTAGCGGGCGCGCGGAGACGCCTGCCTTGGGCGGAGGTCCCCCCCTCCAGTTTTCGTGGCTCTGGCAGGGCCCTCTGTCCCGTGAGCTCTCCACTGGACCTGTGGCTCCAAGCTTCAGCAGGTCAAGTGCCCGAGTGTGCCTGGAGGATTGGCGGCGGGGTGGCATGAGAAAGTGGCCCCTCTTCTCCATCTCCCAGTCCGGCGATTTCTCTGCTGTCTGGGGCAGGGGCGCACACCCCAGGAACTTACCACCTAGAGGGAAGCCAGCCTGGTCTCTCCCCCTTGCCTCAGTGCTCCCAAGCTGCCCCTCACCACTCTGGGTAGGGGTCTTTCAGGTGGGCTAGGGAATTCTCCTTGGAAGGCCCCCTGTCTGCTGCCCTCCATCAGGGCACCTGTGAGTTAGCCGCTCATCCCCTTTTCTGGCCTCTGTTTTGCGGGGAGGAGAGTAGAGAGAGAAGCCTCCTACTCGGCAGGTCTCTGAGAGGAGGTTTGGGGGGACTTCTGAGGTTGCCCCTCCTGGGCAGAGTCAAGGGGTGTTGAGGGTTCCAACTTTTACTGGACAATCTCTCAAGCTCGGACTCCCTGATTTCTGGGAGGTTTCAGTGTAGGGCTTGTGTCCTGCCCCCACCCACACAGCATTTGGTGCAGGCACATAGGATGGTTCCCCAAGCCCTTTTTCCACAGTTAGTTTCAGAAAATGCATAAGCCACCTAAGGCTGGGAGAGCCTTTCTGTGCTGCCTGAGATCTggtggcatgtgcatgtatgtgtgtgcaagtgtgtgtgtgtgcaagtgtgtgtgcgcatgtgcatgtgtgtggaaaTGGTCTGGGTGGCTGTAAGACTGGCCCCTCTAGTCCCCTCTGCAGGGCCAGCCCAATAAGAAGCACCTGATCCACATTCTTTCTAGCCCCAGGGATGCTCAGGGAAGCAGCCCTTCTTGAGGGCTGTCATCTGTTCTGGGGATCTATGGCTGCTTCTTGGGCCCACAGACTATACTCCATACCTCTGGACTCCATAATATTGGACAAGGCTGGAAGGCCCATTTGGCTCCTGCAGCCTCTTGTGCAGTTGAGGACAGACCCAAGGTGCAGGTGATACTGGCCTTTGGGACACAGAACCTGGCTCAGTAACTCCCACTCCGGTCGCCTTTTCCCTCTTCTCAACCCTCTCTCCTCCGGAGCAACACttgtccctccttccttcctctctctaggGCTGCACCCCCAGCTCACCTTAGACCTGGCCCTTCCTACCTGTTGCCCCTACTGTCTTGTCCTGTCCCAGTGGTCAGGAGGGAGAGTACTGGCCAAAGGCCCAGCTCCACCTGTGACTCAGGGAAGCACCAGGCATCACCCAGAGGTCTCGGCCCCCAGAGGCCTGGCAGGCTCTGCTGTGGGGGAAGCAGAGTTTGAACTGGGGCTGCTTCTCCTGCCCTGCAACCTGACTGGGCCTCCCCCGCCTCCCTTTCTGTCTGCCCTCTTACAATTCCAGCAGGGGGCGggcaggggaaagaaaaggagggacaAGTTGGACGGGGTCCATTTGGTGTCCAGGAACAActtggagagaggcagggaggggacaGGCAGCAGGGCCCTGGCAGAGCGAGGGGAGGGCTGGCCTTTGGATGGCCTTCTGATCCCAAACACATCCTCCTGGGGCAGTCTGCCCTTGAAAGGTAGGGCTTGGTGAACCCTGGTGCAGAGCCCCCCCGCCCTCGCCACCTCACTGCCCCAGTGTGGGGCATGGTAGACGGGTTTGCAATGGGTACAGTCTCTCTCTCCATTCCAGTAGAGCAGCTCCCAGGGCCCAGAGAGGCTGTCACTGAGACTTCCCTCTGGGGTGAGGTGGGTCCTGGTGGCCCTGCGTTCCCCTGCAGGAGGACCTCCTGAGGCTTTGGGCAGGAGCTGGTGCACACCTGGAGGAGAGTGCTGGTGAAGGACAGGTGTGTGCCTCAGTGTTC
Encoded proteins:
- the DIO3 gene encoding thyroxine 5-deiodinase, with the translated sequence MPSQAASRLVVGEGEGSQGASGPAATMLRSLLLHSLRLCAQTASCLVLFPRFLGTAFMLWLLDFLCIRKHFLGRRRRGQPEPEVELNSEGEEVPPDDPPICVSDDNRLCTLASLKAVWHGQKLDFFKQAHEGGPAPNSEVVLPDGFQSQRILDYAQGNRPLVLNFGSCTUPPFMARMSAFQRLVTKYQRDVDFLIIYIEEAHPSDGWVTTDSPYIIPQHRSLEDRVSAARVLQQGAPGCALVLDTMANSSSSAYGAYFERLYVIQSGTIMYQGGRGPDGYQVSELRTWLERYDEQLHGARPRRV